Proteins encoded within one genomic window of Ranitomeya variabilis isolate aRanVar5 chromosome 4, aRanVar5.hap1, whole genome shotgun sequence:
- the MYADML2 gene encoding myeloid-associated differentiation marker-like protein 2: MDNSGGPYLNVQALWSKVGIVRMLQLVFGCTTFSLVLHRAGFSAAYGTFCIFVWCFCFAVTALIVVCDLTRLQSCLRNFSWGNFTAAFAMLAALMTLTSSVIYPLYFVTLNCTPDCLTRNHRLAVSVCAGLLFLVYAVEVFLTRARPGMPCSYMATAAGLLKVVQAFVACIIFGALATESQYKKYVATQWCVAVYSFCFVVTVVVIVLNITGRTVTLRCPFERFVVIYTVVAILMYVSASVIWPVFCFDTKYGSPTRPSRCSWGRCPWDSQLVVTIFTHINLLLYIADLVYTQRLRFVTQR, translated from the coding sequence ATGGATAACTCTGGTGGGCCCTATCTAAACGTGCAGGCTCTGTGGTCTAAAGTGGGGATTGTTCGCATGTTGCAGCTTGTCTTTGGATGTACCACCTTCAGCCTGGTTCTCCACAGAGCTGGATTCAGTGCCGCCTATGGAACCTTCTGCATCTTTGTTTGGTGCTTCTGTTTTGCTGTCACAGCTCTTATTGTTGTATGTGACCTGACACGACTACAGTCTTGCCTGCGCAACTTTTCCTGGGGTAACTTTACTGCGGCCTTTGCAATGCTGGCAGCCCTTATGACCCTCACCAGCTCTGTCATCTATCCCTTGTACTTCGTCACTCTGAACTGTACACCCGACTGCCTTACAAGAAACCACCGGTTGGCGGTCAGTGTCTGTGCTGGGCTTTTGTTCCTGGTCTATGCCGTGGAGGTTTTCTTGACCCGTGCCAGGCCTGGCATGCCCTGTAGCTATATGGCAACAGCGGCCGGGCTGCTCAAGGTTGTCCAAGCCTTTGTTGCATGCATAATATTTGGAGCTCTGGCAACAGAAAGTCAGTATAAGAAatatgtggccacccagtggtgTGTGGCTGTGTACAGCTTCTGCTTCGTGGTAACTGTGGTGGTGATAGTGCTCAACATTACCGGACGGACAGTCACATTACGTTGCCCCTTTGAACGCTTTGTGGTCATCTATACCGTGGTTGCAATATTGATGTACGTAAGTGCTTCTGTCATCTGGCCTGTATTCTGCTTCGATACAAAATATGGGTCACCAACAAGACCATCACGCTGCTCTTGGGGACGATGCCCTTGGGACAGTCAACTGGTCGTCACCATTTTTACTCATATCAACCTACTACTTTACATTGCAGACTTGGTGTACACCCAGCGACTGCGATTTGTAACTCAGCGCTAA